A window of the Acidobacteriota bacterium genome harbors these coding sequences:
- a CDS encoding Fe-S-containing protein → MTVMKRLRPWHALLILAAIMAVVLVADYGLADRSPYTRVAPDQDGFVRIDISQLANEQVKFYRFLNWGNQEVKFFVGRDGEGQVQVAFDANEICFKRKRGYEHSGEWMVCRVCDKAFRLAEVNDGGGGCKPVPVAHRVEGDLLLLAEDEVLRGWRYFR, encoded by the coding sequence ATGACCGTCATGAAACGCCTACGCCCCTGGCACGCATTGCTGATCTTGGCCGCCATCATGGCGGTGGTCCTGGTTGCCGACTACGGCCTCGCCGACCGCTCGCCTTACACCCGCGTCGCGCCGGATCAGGATGGGTTCGTGCGCATCGACATCTCGCAGCTCGCCAACGAGCAGGTGAAGTTCTACCGCTTCCTGAACTGGGGCAATCAGGAGGTCAAGTTCTTCGTCGGTCGCGATGGCGAAGGTCAGGTTCAGGTGGCCTTCGACGCCAACGAGATCTGCTTCAAGCGCAAGCGCGGGTACGAGCACAGCGGCGAATGGATGGTGTGCCGAGTCTGTGACAAGGCCTTCCGCCTCGCCGAGGTCAACGATGGCGGCGGCGGCTGCAAGCCGGTGCCGGTGGCTCATCGGGTGGAGGGCGATCTGCTCCTGCTGGCCGAGGACGAAGTGCTGCGTGGCTGGCGCTACTTCCGCTAG
- a CDS encoding DUF5989 family protein produces the protein MGKLSYVGSLFKEVWDFARENKVYWMVPFFLVLGLVVLLVVTSEVTAPFIYTLF, from the coding sequence ATGGGCAAGCTGAGTTACGTGGGATCTCTGTTCAAGGAAGTCTGGGACTTCGCCCGTGAGAACAAGGTGTACTGGATGGTGCCCTTCTTCCTCGTGCTCGGACTGGTCGTCCTGCTGGTGGTGACCAGCGAGGTGACCGCGCCGTTCATCTACACCCTGTTCTAG
- a CDS encoding carbamoyltransferase yields the protein MKILGISCYYHDSAACLLVDGEIVAAAQEERFTRRKHDAGFPSRAVEYCLAEGGIQKGDEIDHVVFYDKPLLKFHRILETYLGVAPRGRQSFSQAIPLWLREKLWIPPRIEESLAECGIESAGDILFTPHHESHAASAFYPSPFEEAAVLTLDGVGEWATTTIGVGEGSRLELIRELRFPHSLGLLYSAFTYFTGFRVNSGEYKLMGLAPYGEGRYTQQIKDHLIDLKEDGSFRLNMEYFGYLSGLRMTNAKFADLFGGPAREPESPISRREMDLARSVQEVTEEAVLRLARHAREVTGKKALCMAGGVALNCVANGILLREGIFDQLWIQPASGDAGGALGAALAIWYNALGKERRPDGRRDSMAGAQLGPTFSDDEIRDFLDTRGYPYRELGAEERPRAIAEQIAGENVVGLFQGRMEFGPRALGNRSIIGDPRSKTMQSVMNLKIKYRESFRPFAPTVMEERVNKYFDLDEPSPYMLIVAGVQDEIRSAAEGDERDLDLREWVNRARSEIPAITHVDYSARIQSVSAETNPDYHAIIREFEQLTGCGVIVNTSFNVRGEPIVCTPEDAYRCFMRTEMDFLVLGSFLLAKGDQPEVPDREDWRAEYPLD from the coding sequence GTGAAGATTCTCGGGATCAGTTGCTACTACCACGACTCCGCCGCCTGCCTGCTGGTGGACGGCGAGATCGTCGCCGCGGCGCAGGAGGAGCGCTTCACCCGCCGCAAGCACGATGCCGGCTTCCCGTCGCGGGCGGTGGAGTACTGCCTCGCCGAAGGCGGAATTCAGAAAGGCGACGAGATCGACCACGTCGTCTTCTATGACAAGCCGCTGCTCAAGTTCCACCGCATCCTCGAAACCTACCTCGGCGTGGCGCCGCGCGGCCGCCAGTCCTTCTCGCAAGCGATTCCCCTGTGGCTGCGCGAGAAGCTGTGGATCCCGCCACGCATCGAAGAGTCCCTCGCCGAGTGCGGCATCGAGAGCGCCGGCGACATCCTGTTCACGCCGCACCACGAGTCCCACGCCGCCAGCGCCTTCTACCCCTCGCCCTTCGAGGAGGCGGCGGTGCTCACCCTCGATGGCGTGGGCGAGTGGGCCACCACCACCATCGGCGTCGGTGAGGGCTCCCGCCTGGAGCTGATCCGGGAGCTGCGCTTTCCGCACTCCCTCGGTCTGCTCTACTCCGCCTTCACCTACTTCACCGGCTTCCGGGTCAACTCCGGCGAGTACAAGCTGATGGGCCTGGCACCCTACGGCGAGGGACGCTACACCCAGCAGATCAAGGACCACCTGATCGACCTCAAGGAAGACGGCTCGTTCCGTCTCAACATGGAGTACTTCGGCTACCTCTCCGGGCTGCGCATGACCAATGCCAAGTTCGCCGACCTCTTCGGCGGCCCTGCCCGCGAGCCGGAGTCGCCGATCAGCCGGCGCGAGATGGATCTCGCCCGCTCGGTCCAGGAGGTCACCGAAGAGGCCGTGCTGCGCCTCGCCCGCCATGCTCGCGAGGTCACCGGCAAGAAAGCCCTCTGCATGGCCGGCGGCGTGGCCCTCAACTGCGTCGCCAACGGCATCCTGCTGCGCGAGGGCATTTTCGACCAGCTCTGGATCCAGCCCGCCTCGGGCGATGCCGGTGGCGCCCTCGGAGCGGCCCTGGCGATCTGGTACAACGCCCTCGGCAAGGAGCGCCGGCCCGATGGCCGCCGCGACTCCATGGCCGGCGCCCAGCTCGGTCCGACCTTCTCGGACGACGAGATCCGCGACTTCCTCGATACCCGCGGCTATCCCTACCGCGAGCTCGGTGCCGAAGAGCGGCCGCGCGCCATCGCCGAGCAGATCGCCGGCGAGAACGTCGTCGGCCTGTTCCAAGGGAGGATGGAATTCGGTCCCCGCGCCCTCGGCAACCGCTCGATCATCGGCGACCCGCGGTCGAAGACCATGCAGTCGGTGATGAACCTCAAGATCAAGTACCGGGAGAGCTTCCGTCCCTTCGCCCCGACGGTGATGGAAGAGCGGGTCAACAAGTACTTCGACCTCGACGAGCCCTCTCCCTACATGCTGATCGTGGCCGGCGTTCAGGACGAGATTCGCAGCGCCGCCGAGGGCGACGAGCGCGACCTCGACCTGCGCGAATGGGTCAACCGGGCGCGCTCGGAGATCCCCGCCATCACCCACGTCGACTACTCGGCGCGGATCCAGAGCGTCAGCGCCGAGACCAACCCCGACTACCACGCCATCATCCGCGAGTTCGAGCAGCTCACCGGCTGCGGGGTGATCGTCAACACCAGCTTCAACGTGCGCGGCGAGCCGATCGTATGCACTCCCGAGGACGCTTACCGCTGCTTCATGCGTACGGAGATGGACTTTTTGGTCCTGGGCTCCTTTCTGCTCGCCAAGGGCGATCAGCCGGAAGTGCCGGACCGCGAGGATTGGCGCGCCGAATACCCCCTCGACTAG
- a CDS encoding P1 family peptidase — protein MAELPTPSAELTIPGVTLGHGSDLAGGTGVTVILCPAGVMAAAEVRGAATGTRQFDSLVLAQHVASRAHAVVLAGGSAFGLSAADPVSDWLVEGGHGFATELGVIPIVPTAILFDLGVGDPAARPGTALVREALETAAAGTIATGNVGAGTGATVGKARGIEHAMKGGFGFVALTPEGGPTVAAAVAVNAFGDVRDPDSGRLLAGCRRDGSPPSLAGAEAVLANLPADPFDPWQGNTTLAVVMSDAALSKDAALMVSRMAFGGFHRALAPALTLYDGDLVVTLSCGTRRAHVNQIGTLAERAVGLAIAAAALDAEGLAGLPAARDL, from the coding sequence ATGGCTGAGCTGCCGACGCCGTCCGCCGAGCTGACGATCCCCGGAGTGACCCTCGGCCACGGCAGCGACCTGGCCGGCGGCACCGGGGTCACCGTCATCCTCTGCCCGGCGGGGGTGATGGCCGCCGCCGAGGTTCGCGGTGCCGCTACCGGGACCCGGCAATTCGATTCCCTGGTGCTGGCTCAGCACGTCGCCAGCCGGGCCCACGCGGTGGTGCTCGCCGGCGGCAGCGCCTTTGGCCTGTCGGCGGCGGATCCGGTGTCCGATTGGTTGGTGGAGGGTGGTCATGGCTTCGCCACCGAGCTCGGGGTCATCCCGATCGTGCCGACGGCGATCCTCTTCGACCTCGGGGTGGGCGATCCGGCGGCGCGGCCCGGGACAGCGTTGGTCCGAGAGGCCCTGGAGACGGCAGCGGCAGGCACCATCGCGACCGGCAATGTCGGAGCCGGCACCGGGGCCACCGTCGGCAAGGCGCGGGGAATCGAGCACGCCATGAAGGGCGGCTTCGGCTTCGTGGCGCTGACGCCGGAGGGCGGCCCGACGGTGGCGGCGGCGGTCGCCGTCAACGCTTTCGGAGACGTTCGCGATCCCGACAGCGGCCGACTGCTGGCCGGCTGTCGCCGAGATGGCTCGCCGCCCTCCCTTGCCGGTGCCGAGGCGGTGCTGGCAAATCTCCCGGCGGATCCCTTCGATCCCTGGCAAGGCAACACCACCCTGGCGGTGGTGATGAGCGATGCCGCCCTTTCGAAAGACGCCGCCCTGATGGTCAGCCGGATGGCCTTCGGGGGCTTCCATCGCGCTCTGGCGCCGGCCCTCACGCTCTACGACGGTGACCTGGTGGTCACCCTCTCCTGCGGTACCCGTCGAGCCCACGTCAACCAGATCGGGACCTTGGCCGAGCGCGCCGTCGGTCTGGCCATCGCGGCAGCCGCTCTCGACGCCGAGGGTCTCGCCGGTCTGCCGGCGGCGCGTGACCTCTGA
- a CDS encoding methyltransferase domain-containing protein — MFSQPLEEEILDSASLDPAARERALRGLGRVNRVLFGFQPVRRSLLPLWTKGPPDLCVLDLGTGSGETAARLARAARRRGIAVRAIGVDRQLGHLLFGRRAGHHQLRVVADARHLPFADAACDWTLSSLFFHHFDGPANRAVVAEMNRVARRGAVVVDLRRNWLAALLVRLLLPLLGVCAVTRHDGRLSVRQSWPLAELRRWATVYQGAEVRRRFPFRFCLVIPTKTGAAGRAKAPGAAS; from the coding sequence GTGTTTTCCCAACCCCTCGAGGAAGAAATCCTCGACAGCGCCAGCCTCGATCCCGCCGCCCGCGAGCGCGCCCTGCGCGGACTCGGCCGGGTCAATCGAGTGCTCTTCGGCTTTCAGCCCGTCCGCCGGAGTCTGCTCCCCCTGTGGACGAAGGGACCACCTGATTTGTGTGTTCTCGACCTCGGGACCGGTTCGGGAGAGACCGCCGCACGCTTGGCCCGCGCCGCTCGACGGCGCGGCATCGCGGTGCGGGCGATCGGGGTCGACCGCCAGCTCGGGCACCTCCTCTTCGGTCGCCGGGCGGGACACCACCAGCTCCGAGTGGTGGCCGATGCCCGCCATCTACCGTTCGCCGACGCAGCCTGTGATTGGACTCTCTCGAGTCTGTTCTTTCACCATTTCGACGGCCCGGCGAACCGCGCCGTCGTGGCCGAGATGAACCGGGTTGCGCGTCGCGGAGCGGTGGTGGTCGACCTCCGCCGCAACTGGCTGGCCGCGCTGCTGGTGCGATTGCTGCTTCCGCTCCTCGGAGTTTGCGCCGTCACCCGCCACGATGGGCGGTTGTCGGTACGCCAGAGCTGGCCCCTCGCCGAGCTCAGGCGCTGGGCCACGGTCTACCAGGGCGCCGAGGTCCGGCGGCGCTTTCCCTTTCGCTTCTGCCTGGTGATTCCGACCAAAACCGGCGCGGCGGGCCGGGCGAAGGCGCCGGGCGCCGCGAGCTGA
- a CDS encoding GGDEF domain-containing protein, which translates to MREPFRLRAFLVTVLPPLVGVSLLTVLGWRRALSLDAEAPLWLWLVLALVASCASVHRPLGGRTLGVGAVAVASLAVTFGPVGAAVGAGLAVFLGGLVNGRIGGLAGVSLPHHGRAALRAAMAVLFATWLASGPLALLLYLLAQLTIIAADRLLHAAQPGQAWRRLVRRQDLAPFALDGVAWIVGLGAARLLRPEHHGALLLLLAAVAGLALEAARNAYLYRGASHRLAGLGRVRRAAERMIGPVVELDAVIDRIQVECREVVACEWFVLEITGEEGSQRRWGAGPDGALVEGKIIPTPHPPPIPGVHRRSDWRVLDRSLGSREGISARLRVWCDPRRLVADQLELFDALLPQMSASLHQALLDREAREDPLTGAAVRRVLERRLAEVYHRACDGGGAFGVILCDLDHFKRINDTYGHAAGDQALIAVATVLASFKRTNDVFARYGGEEFALLLADIEGHAALAIAERLRQQVEEIDLEIEGHRLPLRMSAGVAVFPELHIKTASEIFLLADEALYRAKDEGRNTCLLHLGGGRFLHPSGRVVGSPEPVAPAEPPQLFA; encoded by the coding sequence ATGCGCGAACCTTTCAGGCTGCGTGCCTTTCTCGTGACGGTCCTGCCGCCGCTGGTCGGGGTCTCGTTGTTGACCGTTCTGGGATGGCGTCGAGCCCTTTCCCTGGACGCCGAGGCCCCGCTCTGGCTCTGGCTGGTGCTCGCCTTGGTGGCTTCCTGCGCCTCGGTGCACCGCCCCCTGGGAGGACGGACCCTCGGGGTCGGGGCGGTGGCGGTGGCCAGTCTGGCGGTGACCTTCGGGCCCGTCGGAGCCGCCGTCGGAGCCGGTCTGGCGGTGTTTCTCGGCGGTCTTGTCAACGGTCGCATCGGAGGGCTGGCGGGGGTCAGCCTGCCGCACCACGGTCGCGCCGCGCTGCGCGCCGCCATGGCGGTCCTCTTCGCCACCTGGCTGGCGTCGGGGCCGTTGGCCCTGCTCCTCTACCTGCTCGCACAGCTCACCATCATCGCCGCTGATCGCTTGCTGCACGCGGCCCAGCCCGGGCAGGCCTGGCGGCGATTGGTCCGCCGCCAAGACCTGGCTCCCTTCGCCCTCGACGGGGTGGCCTGGATCGTCGGTCTGGGAGCGGCTCGGTTGCTCCGCCCGGAGCATCACGGCGCACTTCTCCTGCTGCTGGCGGCGGTTGCCGGCTTGGCCCTCGAAGCGGCGCGCAACGCCTATCTCTACCGTGGCGCCAGTCATCGCCTGGCCGGTTTGGGGCGGGTGCGCAGGGCGGCGGAGCGCATGATCGGCCCGGTGGTCGAGCTCGATGCCGTCATCGACCGGATTCAGGTCGAGTGTCGCGAGGTGGTGGCCTGCGAGTGGTTCGTTCTCGAGATCACCGGCGAGGAGGGTAGTCAGCGCCGTTGGGGGGCGGGGCCGGACGGCGCTCTGGTGGAAGGGAAGATCATCCCGACGCCGCACCCACCGCCGATCCCCGGGGTCCATCGGCGCTCCGACTGGCGAGTTCTCGATCGCTCCCTGGGATCCCGCGAGGGTATCTCCGCCCGTCTGCGCGTGTGGTGCGATCCGCGCCGTCTGGTGGCCGATCAGCTCGAGCTCTTCGATGCCCTGCTGCCCCAGATGTCGGCGTCCCTGCATCAGGCCTTGCTCGATCGCGAAGCGCGCGAGGACCCGCTCACCGGCGCTGCCGTGCGGCGAGTGCTCGAGCGGCGTCTGGCGGAGGTCTACCACCGCGCCTGCGACGGCGGCGGCGCCTTCGGCGTCATCCTGTGCGATCTCGATCACTTCAAGCGCATCAACGACACCTACGGCCACGCCGCCGGCGATCAGGCCTTGATCGCCGTGGCGACGGTCCTGGCCTCCTTCAAGCGCACCAACGACGTCTTCGCGCGCTACGGTGGCGAGGAGTTCGCCCTCCTGCTGGCGGATATCGAGGGTCATGCCGCCCTCGCCATCGCCGAGCGCCTGCGGCAACAGGTGGAGGAGATCGATCTCGAGATCGAGGGGCACCGTCTGCCCCTGCGGATGAGCGCCGGCGTGGCGGTTTTTCCGGAGCTCCACATCAAGACCGCGAGCGAGATCTTCTTGCTCGCCGACGAGGCTCTCTACCGGGCCAAGGACGAAGGCCGCAACACCTGCCTGCTCCATCTCGGCGGGGGTCGTTTCCTGCACCCCAGCGGCCGCGTCGTCGGGTCCCCCGAGCCGGTGGCGCCGGCCGAGCCGCCGCAGCTCTTCGCCTGA
- the trpS gene encoding tryptophan--tRNA ligase — protein sequence MTTQRILTGDRPTGKLHLGHYVGTLVNRVRLHQEYETFLIIADTHMLTTKNRRDDIVASADNARHLVLDCLAAGIEPGAVTFYLQSAIPEVAEMNLIFQNLVTVPRLERIPSLKEMAAGAQKAEMPYGLLGYPVLQAADVLCVRSHLVPVGKDNAAHIEVTREIARRFNHLYGEVFPIPEVMIGDVPSLVGTDGQAKMSKSLGNAIFLSDDAKTVRKKVMSMYTDPNRVRADIPGTVEGNPVFAYHDAFNPDTAQVDALKARYREGSVGDVEVKERLAEALEAFLAPIRERRERFASQTGLVDQLIFEGTQKTRQEVQATLLAMKKAMGLTQVWNSVRRKAEKYAKKQAKASQA from the coding sequence ATGACCACCCAGCGAATCCTCACCGGTGATCGGCCCACCGGCAAGCTCCACCTCGGCCACTACGTCGGCACCCTGGTGAATCGGGTGCGGTTGCATCAGGAGTACGAGACCTTCCTGATCATCGCCGACACCCACATGTTGACCACCAAGAATCGCCGCGACGACATCGTTGCCAGCGCCGACAACGCGCGCCACCTGGTGCTCGACTGCCTGGCGGCCGGTATCGAGCCCGGGGCGGTGACCTTCTACCTGCAGTCGGCCATTCCCGAAGTTGCCGAGATGAACCTGATCTTCCAGAACCTGGTGACGGTGCCACGTCTCGAACGCATTCCCAGCCTCAAGGAGATGGCGGCCGGCGCTCAGAAGGCGGAGATGCCCTACGGTCTGCTGGGCTATCCGGTGCTGCAGGCGGCGGACGTCCTGTGCGTGCGCTCGCACCTGGTGCCGGTGGGCAAGGACAACGCCGCCCACATCGAGGTGACGCGCGAGATCGCACGGCGCTTCAATCATCTCTACGGCGAGGTCTTCCCGATTCCCGAGGTGATGATCGGCGACGTGCCGAGCCTGGTGGGGACCGACGGCCAGGCCAAGATGAGCAAGAGCCTCGGCAACGCCATCTTCCTCTCCGACGACGCCAAGACGGTGCGCAAGAAGGTGATGTCGATGTACACCGATCCCAATCGCGTGCGGGCCGACATTCCCGGCACCGTCGAAGGTAATCCGGTGTTCGCCTATCACGATGCCTTCAATCCGGACACCGCCCAGGTGGACGCCCTCAAGGCGCGCTATCGCGAGGGCAGCGTCGGCGACGTCGAGGTCAAGGAGCGTCTCGCCGAGGCCCTCGAGGCCTTCCTGGCGCCGATCCGCGAGCGCCGTGAGCGCTTCGCCTCGCAGACCGGCCTGGTCGACCAGCTCATCTTCGAGGGCACCCAGAAGACCCGCCAGGAAGTCCAGGCGACGCTGCTGGCGATGAAGAAGGCGATGGGCTTGACGCAGGTCTGGAACAGCGTCCGTCGCAAGGCCGAGAAGTACGCCAAGAAGCAGGCCAAGGCCAGCCAGGCGTGA
- a CDS encoding cytochrome c, with translation MNRLLPRRTKAIALVAAMVTAPAIAGQADEIELGRRLYERGLGIDGRPVTAVLEPPTLPSGQAAGQGVELSAATLPCASCHGPEGRGRPEGGVRPSDLRWSALTRPWTAGTAHGRSHPPYDDPKLIRAVTMGRDPAGHRLQVAMPRYRLSHGDARALLAYLKTLGEAPAPGVNHDSVTLGVLVSSPPDDAQRAAMAVLQAWQADLATGGGVYGRNLRLAVFAADAATASEPPEVLAWIVLGAASAAELSPQTPALLLGNTASPCADCLRVAASLAPSRRWRELQRRHHLPTDHLPNQLQALAVAEILTTALESTGREVDLVELRRRLAELVPRSEGQQTN, from the coding sequence ATGAATCGCCTCCTGCCACGCCGGACCAAAGCGATCGCCCTGGTGGCCGCCATGGTGACCGCCCCGGCGATCGCCGGCCAGGCCGACGAGATCGAGCTCGGGCGGCGACTCTATGAGAGGGGCCTCGGAATCGATGGACGGCCGGTGACCGCCGTTCTCGAACCCCCGACCTTGCCGTCTGGGCAGGCCGCCGGCCAGGGGGTCGAGCTCTCCGCCGCCACTTTGCCGTGCGCCAGCTGCCACGGTCCGGAAGGTCGCGGTCGCCCCGAGGGTGGCGTCCGGCCCAGCGACCTCCGCTGGTCGGCCCTGACTCGCCCTTGGACCGCCGGCACCGCCCACGGCAGGTCCCACCCGCCCTACGATGACCCCAAGCTGATCCGCGCCGTCACCATGGGCCGCGACCCGGCCGGCCATCGCCTGCAGGTCGCCATGCCGCGCTATCGGCTGAGCCACGGCGACGCCCGCGCCCTGCTGGCCTACTTGAAGACCCTCGGCGAGGCGCCGGCCCCTGGGGTAAATCACGACTCCGTGACCCTCGGCGTTCTGGTATCGAGCCCGCCGGACGACGCGCAGCGAGCCGCGATGGCGGTTTTGCAGGCCTGGCAGGCGGACCTCGCGACTGGCGGCGGAGTCTACGGCCGCAACCTCCGGCTCGCGGTCTTCGCGGCGGACGCTGCGACGGCATCAGAGCCTCCCGAAGTCCTCGCTTGGATCGTCCTCGGCGCCGCTTCCGCCGCCGAGCTCAGCCCGCAGACTCCGGCACTCCTCCTGGGAAACACCGCGTCACCCTGCGCCGATTGCCTGCGAGTGGCGGCCTCGCTGGCTCCGTCACGACGCTGGCGTGAGCTGCAGCGGCGCCACCACCTGCCGACCGACCACCTCCCCAACCAGCTTCAGGCCCTGGCAGTTGCCGAAATTCTCACCACGGCCCTGGAATCCACCGGCCGCGAGGTCGATCTCGTCGAGCTTCGGCGCAGACTCGCAGAGCTGGTCCCTCGAAGCGAGGGCCAGCAAACGAACTGA